A genomic segment from Klebsiella africana encodes:
- a CDS encoding TetR/AcrR family transcriptional regulator, with protein MTTTKPGRTPGRPRQFDAEQAIETAQRLFHARGYDAVSVADLTQAFGINPPSFYAAFGSKLGLYTRVLQRYSQTGAIPIDALLRDNQPVAASLIAVLQEAARRYVADPAAAGCLVLEGVHCQDADARVAAGEWHAAARAKIQQYIARHRPQDALRVTDYMDTLMLGLSAKAREGDSLPRLLETVRLAGLALERLLPA; from the coding sequence GTGACCACTACAAAACCAGGGCGTACTCCGGGACGTCCCCGCCAGTTTGATGCGGAACAAGCCATTGAAACGGCGCAACGCCTCTTCCACGCGCGAGGCTACGACGCGGTGAGCGTGGCCGATCTGACCCAGGCTTTCGGCATCAACCCCCCGAGCTTTTATGCCGCTTTCGGCAGCAAGCTCGGGCTGTATACCCGCGTCCTGCAGCGCTACAGCCAGACCGGGGCCATCCCCATCGACGCCCTGCTGCGAGACAACCAGCCGGTGGCGGCATCGCTCATCGCCGTGCTGCAGGAGGCGGCTCGCCGCTATGTGGCCGATCCGGCCGCTGCCGGCTGCCTGGTGCTGGAGGGGGTACATTGTCAGGATGCTGACGCCCGGGTGGCGGCAGGCGAATGGCATGCTGCGGCCAGAGCCAAAATCCAACAGTATATCGCCCGCCATCGTCCGCAGGACGCGCTGCGGGTGACTGACTATATGGATACACTGATGCTTGGCCTGTCGGCGAAAGCGCGGGAAGGGGATAGTCTGCCGCGTCTTCTGGAGACCGTGCGGCTGGCAGGCCTGGCGCTGGAGCGCCTCCTGCCAGCCTGA
- a CDS encoding SDR family NAD(P)-dependent oxidoreductase: MTKIALITGANRGLGRQTALDIARQGGDVIVTYRGSLEQAEAVVADIRALGRKAIALQLDMAQTASFPAFADSLGSALASVWGRATFDHLINNAGHGEFAPLAETREAQFDGLFNVHVKGVFFLVQTLLPLLADGGRIVNFSSGLTRVSYPGFSAYAAAKAAVEMLSVYMARELGGRGITVNTIAPGAIATDFGGGLVRDDAGVNAQFAAMTALGRVGVPEDIGPMIASLLRDDNRWVTAQRIEVSGGQTI, from the coding sequence ATGACTAAGATTGCACTTATTACCGGCGCCAACCGCGGCCTTGGCCGTCAGACCGCACTGGATATCGCCCGCCAGGGTGGGGATGTCATCGTCACCTACCGCGGCAGTCTCGAACAGGCGGAAGCGGTGGTCGCCGACATCCGCGCCCTGGGGCGCAAGGCCATCGCCCTGCAGCTGGATATGGCGCAAACCGCCAGCTTCCCGGCCTTCGCCGACAGCCTCGGCAGCGCGCTGGCCAGCGTCTGGGGGCGGGCCACTTTCGACCATCTGATCAATAACGCAGGGCACGGCGAATTCGCCCCGCTGGCCGAAACGCGCGAAGCGCAGTTCGACGGGCTGTTTAACGTCCACGTTAAGGGGGTATTTTTCCTCGTACAAACCCTGCTGCCGCTGCTGGCAGACGGCGGACGGATTGTTAACTTTTCCTCCGGGCTGACCCGCGTCTCCTATCCTGGCTTCTCCGCCTACGCCGCCGCCAAAGCGGCCGTGGAGATGCTGAGCGTGTATATGGCCCGCGAGCTGGGCGGGCGCGGTATCACCGTCAATACCATCGCCCCCGGCGCTATCGCCACCGATTTTGGCGGTGGGCTGGTGCGGGACGACGCAGGGGTAAACGCGCAGTTTGCCGCCATGACGGCGCTGGGACGGGTGGGCGTTCCCGAGGATATTGGGCCGATGATCGCCAGCCTGCTGCGCGACGATAACCGCTGGGTGACCGCCCAGCGGATCGAGGTGTCGGGCGGACAAACCATCTGA